The Acomys russatus chromosome 3, mAcoRus1.1, whole genome shotgun sequence genome has a window encoding:
- the Opn4 gene encoding LOW QUALITY PROTEIN: melanopsin (The sequence of the model RefSeq protein was modified relative to this genomic sequence to represent the inferred CDS: deleted 1 base in 1 codon; substituted 1 base at 1 genomic stop codon) yields MNSPSGPRVPSSLTQDRSFTASPALHGIWNSTQNVSARVQLLSVSPTASGPQAAAWVPFPTVDVPEHAHYTLGAVILLVGLTGMLGNLTVIYTFCRNRSLRTPANMFIINLAVSDFLMSFTQAPVFFASSLYKKWIFGEAGCEFYAFCGAVFGITSMITLTAIALDRFLVITRPLATIGMGSKRRTALILLGVWLYALAWSLPPFFGWSAYVPEGLLTSCSWDYMTFTPRVRAYTMLLFCFVFFLPLLIIICCYIFIFRAIRETGRACEGCGESSLRQRQWQRLQSEWKMAKIALIVILLFVLSWAPYSTVALVAFAGYSHILTPYMSSVPAVIAKASAIHNPIIYAITHPKYRVAIAQHLPCLGVLLGVSGQRSHPSLSYRSTHRSTLSSQSSDLSWISRRKRQESLGSESEVGWTDTEATAAWEAAQQASGQSFCSQDLEDGEVKAPSSPQVXKSKTPKTKRQLPSLDFEM; encoded by the exons ATGAACTCTCCTTCAGGGCCAAGAGTCCCATCAAGCTTAACTCAGGATCGCAGCTTTACAGCCAGCCCTGCCCTACACGGCATTTGGAACAGCACTCAGAACGTCTCCGCAAGAGTCCAACTTCTATCTGTTAGCCCCACG gCATCTGGACCTCAGGCTGCTGCCTGGGTCCCCTTCCCCACAGTTGATGTCCCAGAGCATGCTCACTATACCCTGGGTGCAGTGATCCTGCTGGTGGGACTCACAGGCATGCTAGGCAATCTGACGGTCATCTACACCTTCTGCAG GAACAGAAGCCTTCGGACACCGGCAAACATGTTCATCATCAACCTCGCTGTCAGCGACTTCCTCATGTCATTCACTCAGGCCCCGGTCTTCTTTGCCAGCAGCCTCTATAAGAAGTGGATCTTCGGGGAGGCAG GTTGCGAGTTCTATGCCTTCTGTGGGGCTGTCTTTGGCATCACTTCCATGATCACCCTGACAGCGATAGCCTTGGACCGCTTCCTGGTGATCACACGCCCACTGGCCACCATCGGGATGGGATCCAAAAGACGGACGGCACTCATTCTGCTAGGCGTCTGGCTCTATGCCCTGGCCTGGAGTCTGCCACCCTTCTTTGGCTGGA GTGCCTACGTGCCTGAGGGGCTGCTGACCTCCTGCTCCTGGGACTACATGACCTTCACCCCCCGAGTGCGCGCCTACACCATGCTCCTCTTCTGCTTCgtcttcttcctccccctgctCATCATCATCTGCTGCTACATCTTCATCTTCAGGGCCATCCGAGAGACAGGCCG GGCCTGCGAGGGCTGCGGTGAATCC TCTCTgcggcagaggcagtggcagcgTCTGCAGAGCGAGTGGAAAATGGCCAAGATCGCACTGATCGTCATCCTCCTCTTTGTGTTATCCTGGGCTCCCTACTCCACGGTGGCCCTGGTGGCCTTTGCTGG GTATTCTCACATCCTGACGCCCTACATGAGCTCAGTGCCAGCCGTCATCGCCAAGGCTTCTGCCATCCACAACCCCATCATTTATGCCATCACTCACCCCAAGTACAG AGTGGCCATTGCCCAGCACCTGCCCTGCCTTGGGGTACTTCTTGGAGTGTCAGGCCAGCGCAGCCACCCGTCCCTCAGCTACCGCTCCACCCATCGGTCCACACTGAGCAGCcagtcctctgacctcagctggATCTCCAGACGGAAGCGTCAAGAGTCCCTGGGTTCTGAGAGTGAGGTG GGCTGGACAGACACAGAAGCAACAGCTGCCTGGGAAGCTGCCCAACAAGCAAGTGGACAATCCTTCTGCAGCCAGGACCTGGAAGATGGGGAAGTCAAGGCTCCTTCCAGCCCCCAGGTATAGAAATCCAAGACTCCCAAA ACCAAGAGACAGCTCCCCAGCCTGGACTTTGAAATGTAG